From the Pseudomonas monsensis genome, the window TTTTTGCCTCCAGGTCTTTTCAGCTCGACGATCGGCAGCAATTTGGAAATGCCCGACTCGACGTCCTGACCAAGCACATGGTGGAAATCCACCAGCAACGCGATTTTGTAGGTGTCATTGTGATGGCGTACAAACTCACCCACCTGGATCTTGAGGGCGGCCCTGTTTAGGGCATGGCTCTGGATATCAGAAGCGCTCATCATGGCACCTCATGACAGAAAACTCGTTGAGCTCCTGGTCGAGATCCGTCCAAACTTGGGCTGTGGCAATCAGATGCCAGAGATGGGATCGGCCGATAGCTTCATGACCATGAAAATGCAATGCCAGCAATGCGTGGAATGGCGCCCGTCGCATCATCGCTAGCTCCTCCAGAATTACTTCCGTCAGCTTCGGATCCAGCGCCATATTCCGATAACGCTGTAAGAACTCGACGTTCTTCAGTCGGATGCCCCGAATACGAGACTCGTCGAAGATATGGAATTCCCACCCCTGATCGCGGGCGAAACGCCACGCAGCTTTCCACTTGGGTAACCACAGCCGCCAGTTCTCTTTCCAGTCTTCACGAGGCTTTACTTCTACCAGTAGCGGTTTCAGGTTGAGCTCATCATCGAACTGAACGAAGAAGTCCGGGGTATGGATGTAGTCACGCCTATTGTGAGCCGTGAACGGTATCTGAACCGGCTGCGAGACAAGTGCGACCACTTCCGGGGAGAGCGACCAGATTCTGATGAAATCACGCTCAAGACCCGACTCGTAGTAAATACCCTGTCCACGGAAGGGGAACACACCGGAAAGGCTGCGCGTCATGGATCGGCTTTTTCGGGTCTGAGAGATCTCTTGACCCAGGTAGACGGTAGAGGACATAGGGCACCTATGGACTATTTTGCCAACGATGCTACCCAGCGCACTCTGATCTAAGGCTCGCTATTTGCCCCTTTTTAAGGGCATTGGTTCTACGAGCGGTAAAGCATCATGTCCGTTTGAGCGCTCCACAGAAAGCTGGGTTGCTCTGACGCATTCCGAACACAATCACATTGGAGAAGGGAAGTTCATTCTAGAACAGCGTGGCACATTTACAGATGCCCTTCGTCTGTAAAATCAAGCTCCTGATCGGCCCTTCTCACCGGAGCAGGCCGATCCGCCGCAATGCGTTGAAAACGCCTTAATATTTGGCAGTGCAATGGCTTAGTTTAAAGGCCGTTAGACCTAAGCTTTGCAAAACCTTGCTTGATGTGGCCAGCGTTTTCACCAATCGCGAACAACGCACCGCGGACATTTTCTCCTACCTCGTTTAGCCCCTGCTTCTCG encodes:
- a CDS encoding TnsA endonuclease N-terminal domain-containing protein, with the translated sequence MTRSLSGVFPFRGQGIYYESGLERDFIRIWSLSPEVVALVSQPVQIPFTAHNRRDYIHTPDFFVQFDDELNLKPLLVEVKPREDWKENWRLWLPKWKAAWRFARDQGWEFHIFDESRIRGIRLKNVEFLQRYRNMALDPKLTEVILEELAMMRRAPFHALLALHFHGHEAIGRSHLWHLIATAQVWTDLDQELNEFSVMRCHDERF